One Triticum dicoccoides isolate Atlit2015 ecotype Zavitan chromosome 4B, WEW_v2.0, whole genome shotgun sequence genomic window carries:
- the LOC119291655 gene encoding 3-ketoacyl-CoA synthase 10-like, protein MAREELSTEIVNRGVEPSGPDAGSPTFSVRVRRRLPDFLQSVNLKYVRLGYHYLLSHGVYLATIPVIVLVCGAEVGSLSRDELWRKVWDEATYDLATVLAFLAVLAFTISVYIMSRPRPIYLIDFATYKPADELKVSKAEFIDLARKSGKFDEESLAFQARLLAKSGIGDESYMPRCVFQPDANCATMKEGRAEASAAMFAALDELFDKCRVRPKDVGVLVVNCSLFNPTPSLSAMIVNHYKMRGNILSYNLGGMGCSAGVISIDLARDMLQASGAGLAVVVSTEAVSFTWYAGKRRSMLIPNAFFRAGAAAVLLSNRRRDFRRAKYQLEHVVRTHKGADDRAFRSVYQEEDEQRIKGLSISRDLVEVGGHALKTNITTLGPLVLPFSEQLLFFAGVLFRHLYPSKTSTPPPPAANGDTSAAAPYIPDFKRAFEHFCMHAASRDVLEHLQRNLGLRDADLEASRAALHRFGNTSSSSIWYELAYLEAKGRVRRGDRVWQLAFGSGFKCNSAVWRAVRRVRRPSRSPWLDCVDQYPARMDA, encoded by the exons ATGGCGCGGGAGGAGCTGTCGACGGAGATCGTGAACCGCGGCGTGGAGCCGTCGGGCCCGGACGCTGGCTCGCCGACCTTCTCGGTGCGCGTGCGCCGCCGGCTGCCGGACTTCCTGCAGTCGGTGAACCTCAAGTACGTGCGGCTCGGGTACCACTACCTGCTCAGCCACGGCGTATACCTGGCCACCATCCCGGTCATCGTGCTGGTGTGCGGCGCCGAGGTGGGCAGCCTCAGCCGCGACGAGCTGTGGCGCAAGGTGTGGGACGAGGCCACCTACGACCTCGCCACCGTGCTCGCCTTCCTCGCCGTCCTCGCCTTCACCATCTCCGTCTACATCATGTCCCGCCCCAGGCCCATCTACCTCATCGACTTCGCCACTTACAAGCCCGCCGACGAACTCAAG GTCTCCAAGGCGGAGTTCATCGACCTGGCGCGCAAGTCGGGCAAGTTCGACGAGGAGAGCCTGGCGTTCCAGGCGCGGCTGCTGGCCAAGTCCGGCATCGGGGACGAGTCCTACATGCCGCGCTGCGTCTTCCAGCCCGACGCCAACTGCGCCACCATGAAGGAGGGCCGCGCCGAGGCCTCCGCCGCCATGTTCGCCGCGCTCGACGAGCTCTTCGACAAGTGCCGCGTCCGCCCCAAGGACGTCGGCGTCCTCGTCGTCAACTGCAGCCTCTTCAACCCCACCCCGTCCCTCTCCGCCATGATCGTCAACCACTACAAGATGCGCGGCAACATCCTCAGCTACAACCTGGGGGGCATGGGCTGCAGCGCCGGGGTCATCTCCATCGACCTCGCCCGCGACATGCTCCAGGCCAGCGGCGCCGGGCTCGCCGTTGTGGTGAGCACCGAGGCGGTGTCGTTCACCTGGTACGCCGGGAAGCGCCGCTCCATGCTCATCCCCAACGCCTTCTTCCGCGCGGGCGCGGCCGCCGTGCTGCTGTCCAACCGCCGCAGGGACTTCCGCCGCGCCAAGTACCAGCTGGAGCACGTGGTGCGCACCCACAAGGGCGCCGACGACCGCGCCTTCCGCTCCGTGTACCAGGAGGAGGACGAGCAGCGGATCAAGGGCCTGTCCATCAGCCGCGACCTGGTGGAGGTCGGCGGCCacgcgctcaagaccaacatcacCACCCTCGGCCCGCTGGTGCTCCCCTTCTCGGAGCAGCTCCTCTTCTTCGCCGGCGTGCTGTTCCGCCACCTCTACCCGTccaagacgtccaccccgccgccgccggccgccaacgGGGACACCTCGGCCGCCGCGCCCTACATCCCGGACTTCAAGCGCGCGTTCGAGCACTTCTGCATGCACGCGGCCagccgcgacgtgctggagcacctgcagcgcaACCTGGGGCTCCGCGACGCCGACCTGGAGGCCTCCCGCGCCGCGCTGCACCGCTTCGGCAACACCTCCAGCAGCAGCATCTGGTACGAGCTGGCCTACCTGGAGGCCaagggccgcgtccgccgcggtgaCCGCGTGTGGCAGCTCGCCTTCGGCTCCGGGTTCAAGTGCAACAGCGCCGTGTGGCGCGCCGTCCGCCGCGTGCGCCGCCCGTCCAGGAGCCCGTGGCTGGACTGCGTCGACCAGTACCCGGCGCGCATGGACGCCTGA
- the LOC119291656 gene encoding protein WHAT'S THIS FACTOR 1, chloroplastic-like, translating to MRAACSRKCLAELLGRLGQVQAQGQPRCPSQLSPARSMTRGRSVNERSKKKRVNDLEVVIERCKVVSKVLAVVDALKMEEEHVTPLKRLEILRPQLGLAKPHKVAHFVHSSPQLFEVCRDSRGVMWAGLSPQAEALVEEEARLLEEHSPMAAEYVTRLLMMSVQRRLPVDKIAHFRRDMGLPHDFRARWVHLFPELFRLVTLEDGDYLELVSWNPNWAVTEHEKNMAALAGNTNAISNASTPGELSLPFQMKFPPDFKSYYKFRGKAHHYVKTGNTEQFQKTTYLSPYAEAKGLTPGSHEFDKRAVAVMHEILSFMLEKRLVTDHLTHFRREFVMPQKLMRLLLKHYGIFYVSERGKRLSVFLTEAYDGTELIKKAPLVRWREKVLRLTGYRGKNKNIGKVHESSDSEHILFDASSSTCDSGSSDDDDADTILHVESEDSDDFLDDGTLTDDGEMDDAGVGFF from the coding sequence ATGCGCGCCGCTTGTTCGCGCAAATGCCTGGCCGAGCTGCTCGGCCGCCTTGGCCAGGTCCAGGCGCAGGGCCAACCGCGCTGCCCCTCCCAGCTATCTCCCGCGCGCTCCATGACGCGCGGCCGGAGCGTGAACGAGCGGAGCAAGAAGAAGCGGGTGAACGACCTCGAGGTGGTCATCGAGCGCTGCAAGGTGGTCTCCAAGGTGCTCGCCGTGGTGGACGCGctcaagatggaggaggagcacgtCACCCCTCTCAAGCGCCTCGAGATCCTGCGCCCGCAGCTCGGGCTCGCCAAGCCGCACAAGGTAGCCCACTTCGTGCACAGCTCGCCGCAGCTCTTCGAGGTCTGCCGTGACAGTCGCGGCGTCATGTGGGCCGGCCTCTCTCCGCAGGCTGAGGCGCTCGttgaggaggaggcgcgcctgctGGAGGAGCACTCCCCCATGGCTGCGGAGTACGTGACCAGGCTGCTCATGATGTCGGTGCAACGGCGCCTGCCCGTTGACAAGATCGCGCATTTCCGGCGTGACATGGGGCTTCCTCATGATTTCCGGGCACGGTGGGTGCACTTGTTCCCTGAGCTCTTCAGGTTGGTCACACTGGAGGATGGTGACTACTTGGAGCTTGTTTCCTGGAACCCAAACTGGGCGGTCACTGAGCATGAGAAGAATATGGCAGCATTGGCCGGTAACACCAATGCCATTTCCAATGCTAGTACACCAGGAGAGCTCTCACTTCCATTCCAGATGAAGTTCCCACCAGATTTTAAAAGTTACTACAAATTTAGAGGAAAAGCTCATCACTATGTGAAAACCGGCAATACCGAGCAGTTTCAGAAGACAACCTACCTGTCCCCTTATGCAGAGGCAAAAGGTTTGACGCCTGGATCTCATGAGTTTGACAAGAGGGCAGTCGCGGTGATGCATGAGATACTGAGCTTCATGTTGGAGAAGAGGCTGGTAACTGACCACCTGACGCATTTCCGTCGTGAGTTTGTTATGCCACAGAAGCTGATGAGGTTGCTACTGAAGCATTATGGTATCTTCTATGTGTCTGAGAGGGGGAAGCGGCTGAGCGTGTTCTTGACAGAGGCATATGATGGGACAGAGTTGATAAAAAAGGCTCCGCTGGTAAGGTGGAGAGAGAAGGTTCTTCGACTTACTGGTTACAGAGGAAAAAACAAGAATATTGGAAAAGTTCATGAGTCGTCTGATTCTGAGCACATTTTGTTCGATGCGAGCTCATCAACATGTGACAGTGGTAGCAGTGATGACGATGATGCTGATACTATATTGCATGTCGAAAGTGAAGATTCAGATGATTTCTTGGATGATGGCACTCTTACAGATGATGGTGAGATGGATGACGCTGGGGTGGGTTTTTTCTAG